In a single window of the Danio rerio strain Tuebingen ecotype United States chromosome 20, GRCz12tu, whole genome shotgun sequence genome:
- the ypel5 gene encoding protein yippee-like 5, giving the protein MGRIFLDHIGGTRLFSCANCDTILTNRSELISTRFTGATGRAFLFNKVVNLQYSEVQDRVMLTGRHMVRDVSCKNCNSKLGWIYEFATEDSQRYKEGRVILERALVRESEGFEEHVPSDAS; this is encoded by the exons ATGGGTCGAATCTTCCTGGACCACATCGGTGGGACGCGTCTGTTCTCCTGTGCAAACTGTGACACGATTCTGACCAACCGCTCAGAGCTGATCTCCACACGCTTCACCGGCGCCACCGGCCGCGCGTTCCTCTTCAACAAG gtggtGAACCTGCAGTACAGTGAGGTGCAGGACCGCGTCATGCTGACGGGCAGACACATGGTGCGGGACGTCAGCTGTAAGAACTGCAACAGTAAGCTGGGCTGGATCTACGAGTTCGCCACCGAGGACAGCCAGCGCTACAAAGAGGGACGCGTCATACTGGAGCGGGCGCTGGTGCGGGAGAGCGAAGGCTTCGAGGAGCACGTGCCGTCAGACgcatcctga